The Rhododendron vialii isolate Sample 1 chromosome 8a, ASM3025357v1 genome has a window encoding:
- the LOC131335865 gene encoding LRR receptor-like serine/threonine-protein kinase GSO1 has translation MGRTQMFQYRMLFFFSVLSSVLLVIHGDNSTESSCLLRIKSLLVDPAGVLSNWSPKANMCSWNGLTCSIDQTHVLSLNLSGSGLSGLLSPEFSLFTSLQILDLSMNSLSGPIPPQFGQLQSLKELLLYSNSLSGNVPPEIGLLKGLQVLRIGDNSLTGQVPPHIGNLTELRVLGMAYCQLNGSIPLEIGNLNQLISLDLQKNSLGGLIPQAISGCVELQNFAASNNMLEGEIPPLMGNLQKLQILNLANNSLSGAIPAKLGLLSNLKYLNLLGNILSGEIPIELNQLSLLERLDLSRNNLSGTINLLTTQMKNIQVLVLSDNMLTGTIPGDFCIGTSSLWQLILARNKLSGQFPLELLNCSSLQQLDLSDNDFEGELPPGMDKLETLTDLLLNNNSFSGNLPREIGNLSNLVTFFLFDNGITGGIPVEIGKLQELSVLYLYDNQFSGNIPMELTNCSSLTEIDFFGNHFTGSIPQTIGNLKNLVFLQLRQNDLSGPVPPSLGYCNKIQKLVLADNKLSGTLPATFRFLSDVSLITLYNNSFEGPLPTSLSLLKNLRIINFSHNRFTGSISPLCGSSNLIVLDLTNNSFSGPIPSSLSMSKNLTRLRLAANLLSETIPSELGQLTNLNFLDLSFNNLTGEIPPDLSNCSGLNHLLINNNRITGTIPSWLGTLQGLGELDISCNSFQGKIPAQLGNCSRLLKLSLSGNNLFGEIPSEIGNLTSLNVLSLQKNNLSGSIPSTIQHCKKIYELRLAENFLTGAIPSELGTLTELQVILDLSKNLLSGKIPSSLGNLVKLERLNLSFNQLEGDIPPSLGRLTSLHMLNLSNNHFQGHIPSTFSGFPLSSFLGNGKLCGVPLTLCLESNPREKTQLSNTAVAGVVVAIVFTSTLICLGLIYVMLRIWCNWKNVSIASSDTGGDHKREEEKWVYGEEVMTRNVDYWKVDPLAMAPSTQDKQNPRATCIFHLKVDAETVDHSS, from the coding sequence ATGGGTAGAACTCAAATGTTTCAGTACCGgatgcttttcttcttctctgtgCTTAGTTCTGTTCTTCTTGTCATTCATGGGGATAACTCAACAGAGTCCTCATGCCTCTTGAGAATAAAATCATTGCTCGTTGATCCGGCTGGAGTTCTAAGCAACTGGTCTCCAAAAGCCAACATGTGCTCTTGGAATGGACTGACATGTTCAATTGATCAAACCCATGTGTTGAGTCTCAACCTTTCTGGTTCAGGACTATCAGGTCTTCTCTCTCCCgaattttctctcttcacttCTCTTCAAATCCTCGACTTGTCGATGAATTCCCTCTCTGGACCAATCCCGCCTCAGTTCGGGCAGCTTCAAAGTCTCAAAGAGCTTCTGCTTTATTCGAACTCTCTCTCCGGTAACGTCCCTCCGGAGATTGGTCTTTTGAAGGGACTTCAAGTCCTTAGGATAGGAGATAACTCGTTAACTGGACAAGTTCCTCCACATATTGGAAACTTGACTGAGTTGAGAGTTCTGGGAATGGCTTATTGCCAACTCAATGGAAGTATTCCACTTGAAATTGGCAATTTGAACCAACTGATATCTCTTGATTTGCAGAAGAACAGTCTCGGTGGCCTCATTCCACAAGCGATAAGCGGATGCGTAGAGCTCCAAAATTTTGCAGCTTCTAACAACATGCTTGAAGGAGAAATTCCTCCTTTGATGGGTAATCTCCAGAAGCTCCAAATTCTGAACTTAGCCAATAACAGCCTGTCCGGAGCAATTCCAGCCAAGTTGGGGCTTCTCTCCAATTTGAAGTACCTCAATTTGCTTGGAAACATATTGAGTGGAGAAATCCCTATAGAGCTCAATCAATTGAGTCTGCTTGAGAGGCTGGACTTGTCAAGAAATAATCTCTCCGGCACGATAAATCTCCTCACTACCCAAATGAAGAACATCCAAGTTCTTGTTCTTTCGGATAATATGTTGACAGGAACCATTCCAGGAGATTTCTGCATTGGGACTTCAAGTCTCTGGCAGCTTATTCTTGCGCGGAATAAGCTGTCCGGGCAATTCCCGTTGGAGCTACTGAATTGTTCCTCCCTGCAGCAATTAGACCTTTCTGATAACGATTTCGAAGGAGAATTACCACCCGGCATGGACAAACTGGAGACTCTCACTGATCTCTTACTCAACAACAACAGCTTCTCCGGGAATTTGCCTCGTGAAATCGGGAATCTGAGTAACCTGGTAACATTTTTTCTGTTTGACAATGGGATCACAGGTGGGATTCCAGTGGAGATTGGGAAGCTGCAGGAGCTAAGTGTGTTGTACCTCTATGACAACCAGTTCTCTGGAAACATACCAATGGAGCTAACAAACTGCTCGAGCTTGACGGAAATCGACTTCTTCGGGAATCACTTTACTGGCTCAATTCCTCAAACCATTGGGAATCTCAAGAATCTGGTTTTCCTCCAACTGAGGCAGAATGATTTATCGGGCCCGGTCCCGCCAAGCTTGGGATACTGCAACAAGATTCAGAAACTGGTTTTGGCTGATAACAAGCTCTCTGGAACATTGCCAGCAACATTCAGATTCCTCTCAGATGTTTCCCTCATCACTCTTTACAACAACTCATTTGAAGGTCCTCTCCCCACCTCTCTTTCCCTTCTAAAGAACCTTAGAATCATAAACTTTTCTCACAACAGGTTCACTGGAAGCATTTCCCCTCTCTGTGGCTCAAGTAATCTTATTGTTCTAGACTTAACAAACAACAGCTTCTCAGGTCCAATTCCATCGAGCCTATCCATGTCGAAAAACCTGACCCGTCTTCGCCTTGCTGCTAATCTTCTTTCCGAAACGATCCCTTCCGAATTAGGCCAACTCACAAACCTCAACTTTCTTGATTTATCGTTCAACAATTTAACAGGAGAAATCCCACCAGACCTCTCAAACTGCAGTGGGCTAAATCACCTCCTAATCAACAACAACCGGATTACCGGCACAATCCCTTCTTGGTTAGGAACATTACAAGGATTGGGTGAGCTAGACATTTCATGCAACAGTTTCCAGGGGAAAATACCGGCACAACTTGGAAACTGCTCAAGATTGCTTAAGCTCTCCCTCAGTGGAAACAATCTGTTCGGCGAAATCCCATCTGAGATAGGAAATCTCACTTCTCTGAATGTCCTTTCCCTGCAAAAGAACAATCTTTCGGGCTCAATTCCCTCCACTATTCAGCATTGTAAGAAGATATACGAGCTTAGGCTCGCAGAAAACTTCTTGACCGGTGCAATACCATCGGAGCTAGGAACTCTTACCGAACTACAAGTGATCTTAGACCTGAGCAAAAATCTCCTATCGGGGAAAATTCCTTCCTCTCTTGGAAATCTTGTGAAGTTAGAGAGATTGAACCTCTCTTTCAATCAGCTGGAAGGGGACATTCCCCCTTCACTTGGAAGGCTGACTAGCCTCCACATGCTAAACCTGTCCAACAATCATTTCCAAGGCCACATTCCTTCTACATTCTCAGGGTTCCCACTCAGTTCCTTTCTGGGTAATGGAAAGCTCTGCGGCGTACCATTAACACTGTGTCTGGAGTCAAATCCTCGGGAGAAAACACAGCTTTCCAACACTGCTGTGGCCGGGGTGGTTGTGGCCATCGTGTTCACTTCCACGCTGATCTGCTTGGGTTTGATCTATGTCATGCTGAGAATCTGGTGCAACTGGAAGAACGTCTCGATTGCAAGCTCAGACACGGGTGGTGATCacaagagagaggaggagaagtgGGTATACGGAGAAGAGGTGATGACAAGGAATGTGGATTACTGGAAAGTGGATCCCCTGGCAATGGCTCCTAGTACACAAGATAAGCAAAATCCAAGAGCTACTTGCATTTTCCATCTCAAAGTGGATGCAGAAACAGTGGACCATTCTTCTTAG